A genome region from Bacillota bacterium includes the following:
- a CDS encoding AIR synthase family protein translates to MERQKTARAPGGKLPPVILEKMVLAHQGARRPEVIRGAGIGVDAAVLRLGGGMCVFSVDPITGSSTRTGELCIYVACNDLAAAGAEPVAVGITLLVPLELGEEYVARFMAEADAACRKLKVAIAGGHTELVPGLPLPLVCVAALGQPWPGCRLPEGPQAGDALVLTKGAGIEGAAVLAVDFPARLSALVPADVIDRARSLFDSLSVLPEAKVAVGCGATAMHDVTEGGVLGAAWEMAYAAGLGVEIRAEEVPVPPEVDAICRALSVDPLRLVSSGSLLVAVPDPGPLLGALGGAGIRAAVVGRVVPEGNWLLKEGARVPILSPEGDELWRAREMLAGRE, encoded by the coding sequence GTGGAAAGGCAGAAAACAGCGAGGGCGCCGGGGGGTAAGCTCCCTCCGGTGATCCTGGAGAAGATGGTGCTCGCCCATCAGGGCGCCCGGCGGCCGGAGGTCATCCGGGGTGCGGGCATCGGTGTGGATGCCGCCGTCCTGCGGCTGGGGGGCGGGATGTGTGTCTTTTCGGTGGATCCCATCACCGGCAGCAGCACCCGCACGGGCGAGCTATGCATCTACGTGGCGTGCAACGACCTGGCCGCTGCCGGGGCCGAGCCGGTGGCCGTGGGCATCACCCTGCTGGTTCCCCTCGAACTGGGAGAAGAGTACGTGGCCCGGTTCATGGCCGAGGCTGACGCCGCCTGCCGGAAGTTGAAGGTGGCCATCGCCGGGGGGCACACGGAGCTGGTGCCCGGCCTCCCCTTGCCCCTTGTATGTGTTGCCGCCCTGGGGCAGCCCTGGCCCGGTTGCCGGTTGCCCGAGGGGCCGCAGGCGGGCGATGCCCTGGTGCTCACCAAGGGGGCGGGGATCGAAGGGGCTGCCGTACTGGCTGTGGATTTCCCCGCCCGGCTGTCCGCTCTGGTCCCGGCGGATGTCATCGACCGGGCGCGGTCCCTGTTTGACTCATTGAGCGTTTTGCCCGAGGCGAAGGTGGCCGTGGGGTGCGGGGCTACCGCCATGCACGACGTGACCGAGGGTGGCGTTCTGGGAGCGGCCTGGGAAATGGCATACGCCGCCGGGCTGGGTGTGGAAATCCGGGCCGAGGAGGTCCCCGTCCCGCCCGAGGTGGATGCCATCTGCCGGGCTCTGTCGGTGGACCCCCTGCGTCTGGTTTCCAGCGGTTCACTCCTGGTGGCAGTGCCCGACCCGGGGCCGCTGCTGGGTGCTCTGGGCGGGGCGGGTATCCGGGCGGCGGTGGTCGGGCGTGTGGTGCCGGAAGGAAACTGGCTGCTCAAGGAAGGGGCGCGGGTCCCCATTCTTTCTCCGGAAGGTGACGAGCTGTGGCGGGCCCGAGAGATGCTGGCCGGGAGGGAATGA